A window of Strix aluco isolate bStrAlu1 chromosome 11, bStrAlu1.hap1, whole genome shotgun sequence contains these coding sequences:
- the UQCRC1 gene encoding cytochrome b-c1 complex subunit 1, mitochondrial produces the protein MAASSVCRAGCAAGRALLWGPRPSAPLLTLTRNRGAATYAQTLHNIPETQVTTLDNGLRVASEESNQPTCTVGVWIGVGSRHENEKNNGAGYFLEHLAFKGTKKRPCAAFEKEVESMGAHLNGYTSREQTAYYIKALSKDMPKVVELLADIVQNCALEESQIEKERGVILQELKEIDSNLTDVTFDYLHATAFQGTALAHTVEGTTENIKHMTRADLASYVDTHFKAPRMVLAAAGGISHKELVDVAKQHFSGVPFTYKEDAVPVLSRCRFTGSEIRARDDGLPVAHIALAVEGPGWADPDNVVLNVANAIIGRYDRTFGGGKNQSSRLATLAVEHNLCHSFQTFNTSYSDTGLFGFHFVSDPLSIDDMMYCAQGEWMRLCTSTTESEVKRAKNYLRNAMVAQLDGTTPVCENIGSHLLNYGRRIPLEEWDARIAAVDARMVREVCSKYIYDKCPAIAAVGPIEQLLDYNRIRSAMYWIRF, from the exons ATGGCGGCTTCCTCTGTGTGCCGGGCGGGGTGCGCGGCCGGGCGGGCCCTGCTGTGGGGCCCTCGCCCCTCC GCACCTTTATTGACTTTGACAAGAAACCGAGGTGCTGCCACCTATGCCCAGACACTCCATAATATCCCGGAGACCCAGGTCACCACTCTAGACAACGGTCTCCGTGTAGCTTCAGAGGAGTCCAATCAGCCAACATGTACG GTGGGTGTGTGGATCGGGGTGGGGAGCCGCCATGAAAACGAGAAGAACAACGGAGCTGGTTACTTCCTGGAACATCTGGCCTTTAAG ggcacaaagaaGCGTCCTTGCGCTGCCTTTGAGAAGGAGGTGGAGAGTATGGGTGCTCACCTGAACGGGTACACCTCGCGTGAACAAACAGCCTATTACATAAAAGCTTTGTCCAAGGACATGCCCAAAG TTGTAGAGCTTCTGGCTGACATTGTGCAGAACTGTGCGCTGGAGGAGTCTCAGATCGAGAAGGAGCGTGGTGTCATCCTTCAAGAGTTGAAGGAAATCGACAGCAACTTGACGGATGTTACCTTTGATTACCTTCACGCCACTGCTTTCCAGGGGACTGCGCTGGCCCACACTGTCGAGGGGACCACAGAGAACATCAA GCATATGACTCGAGCAGATCTAGCTTCATACGTTGATACTCACTTCAAGGCACCTCGTATGGTCCTGGCAGCTGCTGGAG GTATTTCCCACAAAGAGCTGGTAGATGTAGCTAAGCAACACTTCAGTGGAGTGCCTTTTACATACAAAGAGGATGCTGTGCCTGTCCTCTCACGCTGTCGCTTCACAGGGAGTGAG ATCCGTGCCAGGGATGATGGTCTGCCCGTTGCCCATATTGCTCTTGCCGTGGAGGGGCCAGGATGGGCTGATCCAGACAACGTTGTCCTCAATGTGGCTAATGCTATCATTGGACGCTACGACCGCACTTTTGGAGGTGGTAAG AATCAGTCCAGCAGGCTGGCTACTCTTGCTGTAGAGCATAATCTCTGCCACAGTTTCCAGACGTTCAACACCTCTTACTCTGATACGGGCCTCTTCGGTTTCCATTTTGTTTCCGATCCTCTGTCCATAGATGATATGATGTATTGTGCTCAGGGGGAGTG GATGCGTCTGTGCACTAGTACCACAGAGTCAGAAGTGAAGAGAGCCAAGAACTATCTCCGAAATGCCATGGTGGCTCAACTGGATG GTACTACACCAGTGTGTGAGAATATTGGAAGCCATCTCTTAAACTATGGACGCCGTATCCCACTGGAGGAGTGGGATGCCAGGATTGCT GCTGTTGATGCAAGAATGGTGAGAGAGGTCTGCAGTAAATACATTTATGACAAATGCCCAGCAATTGCAGCAGTTG GTCCCATTGAACAGCTCTTGGATTACAACCGTATCCGCAGTGCCATGTACTGGATCCGTTTCTAG